In a single window of the Cervus elaphus chromosome 1, mCerEla1.1, whole genome shotgun sequence genome:
- the LOC122697112 gene encoding 2-acylglycerol O-acyltransferase 2-like, producing the protein MVEFAPLCVPWECRLQTLVVLQWVSCLVFMAILCSVVFIGLLFTRFWIFSILYAVWWYLDRAKPWQGSRHFDVLRRCVVWKYMKDYFPISLVKTADLDPSRNYLAGYHPHGITAVGAFTNLCTEGTGFSSLFPGIRSHLMLLNLWFCAPVFRDYIIIGGMVAADKESVSHILSREGGGNLLAILVGGVQESLEARPGAYKLVLRNRKGFIRLALMHRADLVPIFSFGENDIHDQVENSPGTWLCWFQDGLQKIMGGSIPLFYGRGVFQYSFGLMPYRRPITTVVGQPIEVQKTPHPSQEEVDRLHQRYMQELENLFEAHKLKYNVPRDQHLEFY; encoded by the exons ATGGTGGAGTTTGCGCCCTTGTGTGTGCCATGGGAATGCAGGCTGCAGACACTCGTGGTCCTGCAGTGGGTCAGCTGTTTGGTGTTCATGG CCATTCTCTGCAGTGTGGTCTTCATAGGCCTCCTGTTCACAAGATTCTGGATCTTCAGTATTCTGTATGCAGTCTGGTGGTACCTAGATCGAGCCAAGCCTTGGCAGGGGAGCAGGCACTTTGATGTACTAAGGCGCTGTGTTGTATGGAAGTACATGAAGGACTATTTCCCCATCTCA CTGGTCAAGACTGCCGACCTGGACCCCTCCCGGAACTACCTTGCTGGCTACCACCCCCACGGGATCACAGCTGTTGGAGCTTTTACCAACCTATGCACGGAAGGCACTGGTTTTTCCTCACTGTTCCCTGGGATCCGCTCACATCTGATGCTGCTGAACTTGTGGTTCTGTGCCCCTGTCTTCAGGGATTATATCATAATAGGCG gGATGGTTGCTGCAGACAAGGAGAGTGTTTCTCACATTCTGAGCAGGGAAGGAGGTGGCAACCTGCTGGCCATCCTTGTTGGGGGCGTCCAGGAGTCACTGGAGGCCAGGCCTGGAGCCTACAAGCTGGTGCTGCGGAACCGCAAGGGCTTCATCAGGCTCGCCCTGATGCACAG GGCAGATCTGGTGCCGATCTTCTCCTTTGGGGAGAATGACATACATGACCAGGTTGAGAATTCTCCTGGCACCTGGTTGTGCTGGTTCCAGGATGGACTTCAGAAGATCATGGGAGGCTCTATCCCACTCTTTTATGGCCGTGGAGTCTTCCAGTACAGCTTTGGTCTTATGCCCTACCGCCGGCCCATCACCACCGTGG TGGGGCAGCCCATCGAGGTGCAGAAGACGCCACATCCCTCCCAGGAGGAGGTGGACAGGCTGCATCAGCGCTACATGCAGGAGCTGGAAAACCTCTTTGAAGCCCACAAGCTCAAGTACAACGTCCCCAGAGACCAACACTTGGAGTTCTACTGA